The DNA region AACTCATCGAGCAGCAGCGCGTCGGCGTTCCGCTCGCCGACTGCTTCGAGCGCATGATGCGCCGCATGCCGCTTCCGGAGGTGAATTTCTTTGCCATCGTGGTGGCCATTCAGCAGTCGGCGGGCGGTAACCTCGCCGAGGCGCTCGGCAACCTCTCGGGCGTTCTGCGCGCGCGTAAGATGCTCAAGGCCAAGGTGAAGGCGCTTTCGGCGGAGGCCAATGCGTCGGCCATGATCCTCGCCGCACTGCCGTTCACCGTGATGGGCATGACGTACTTCTCCGCGCCGGACTACATCTCGCTGTTGTGGAATGACAAAACGGGTCACATGCTGCTGGCGGGTGGCGGCGTCTGGATGACCTTGGGCATCCTCGTGATGCGCAAGATGATCAACTTCAAGTACTGACGCGCAACCGCGAGCAGTGGGCAGGTGCGGTGGCGGGCTCGCCGCACGGAGGACAGAGCGATGCAACAGATTCTGACGTTCATCCTGGATCCGCAGATCCTGTTCATGATCCTGATCGCGATCGCCACTTTCGCGACGGTGATGACGATCGCGCTCCCGGCGATCTCGCGCGACAGGATGAGTTCGCGCATGAAGGTCATGGCGACGCAGCGCGAGCAAATGCGCGCCCAGCGGCTTCAGGAGCTCGCGGCGCTGCAGAACCGAGGGGCGCTGCGCCACAAGCCGAAGGACTACATGCAGCAGATCGTGGACCGCTTCAATCTGCGCAACTACCTCGATACCGAGGATGTGCGCGAGCGGCTCAAGATGGCGGGCTTTCGTGGCCAGTCACCGGTCGTGGCGTTCATGTTCTTCCGGCTGACGACGCCGGTCATCGTCTTCTGCGTCGTTCTGGTCTACCTGGTGTTCGCCAAGGCGGGCAAGGACATGATGCCGATCATGAAAATCGGCATCGCCCTGGCGGGAGCCTATATCGGCTACTACCTCCCCAACCTTTTCCTCTCGAACATAATCTCGCGCCGCCAGACCTCGATCGCGAATGCCTTTCCGGATGCGCTCGACCTGCTGCTGATCTGCGTACAGGCTGGCATGTCGGTGGAGGCGGCGTTCGGCAAGGTCAGCCAGGAGGTGGCGAGCCAGTCGCTGGAACTGGCCGAGGAGCTCAGCCTCACGACGGCGGAACTGTCCTATCTCTCCGAGCGGCGGCAGGCCTACGAAAACCTCGGCAAGCGCACCGGTCTCGCGCAGATCAAGGCGACGGCGACCAGTCTCATCCAAGCCGAGCGCTACGGTACGCCGGTCGGTCAGGCACTTCGCGTGATGGCCAAGGAAAACCGCGACATGCGCATGTCGGAGGCCGAAAAGAAGGCTGCCGCGCTGCCGCCGAAGCTGACGGTTCCGATGATCGTCTTCTTCCTGCCGGTGCTGTTCGTGGTCATCCTCGGGCCCGCGGTCGTGCGGGTGATGCGGATGCAATAGGGCACGCCCGAGCTGCGAGATGCGGAGAACAGCGGGGGGCCCGGCCAATGGCCGGGCCCTGTCGCGTTCGTGGTGATGCCCGCGCAAGGTGTCAGAAATTGCCTTGGTAGCGCGAACGCCGGGCGGCGAGCTCGGCCTCCATGCGATCCTTGCGGATCGTCGCCAGCCGGCTCATGGTGTCCTGCGACCAGGGACCCGAGAGAACGTCATGGACGTCGCCGCGGGTCACACCCATGTCGAGCAGCATGCGATCGTCGTACTCGAGCAGTCGTGAAACCTGGCGGCGGCGAGCGACGATCCTCGCGAGACGGGTGGGACTTTCCAGGATCGCGGCCAGTGCGGTGACAGCGGCCTCGAGTGCGCCGCGCAAGGCCGTCGGCCGGCCGTGTGTGGATGGATTCTGGATGCTCTTGCTCATGCTCATGACCCAACTCCTGGGATGGCCTCGATCGTTGCTAGGCGTTGCGATAGGGGTCTTGTAGCCAACCCCTGCTGCCAGCCCGATGTCAGGACGTTCACGACCTCCTGACAACGTGTTGTCAGGAGGCCTATGCTAAGCGGCCGACTGAAACGGGGCGGATCGACATCGCTTGCGGTGGCTTGTGGACAAGTGGGGCGTGGATATGCGGCGGGCCGACAGGCTGTTCGAGATCATCCAGCACCTGCGCCGTCAGAAGCTGACACGCGCGCGCGACCTCTCCGAGGCGCTCGAGGTCTCCGAGCGGACGATTTATCGCGACATCGCCGATCTCGTGGCGAGCGGGGTGCCGATCGAGGGCGAGGCGGGGGTCGGGTATGTCCTCAGGGACGGCTACGATCTGCCGCCGCTCATGTTCCGGGAGGTCGAAATCGAGGCGCTGGTACTCGGTGCCCGGATCGTTCAGTCGTGGGGCGATGGAGAGCTGGCGACGGCGGCCGGCGACGTGATCGCGAAGGTCGAGGCGGTCATTCCGGAGCGGCTGCGGGATTATATGTCCCGAACCGCGCTGCTGGCGCCGAGCGAGCATGCGATGGAGCCGATCACTTTCGATCTCGCGACGCTGCGGCGGGCGGTCCGCGAGCGATTCAAAGTCCGATTCGCCTATGTCGATGTGGTCGGGGACGCTTCGGGGCGAACGGTGCGCCCGCTCTCGCTCGCCTTTTTCGGTCCCGTCTGGATGATGGCCGCATGGTGCGAATTACGAAACGATTTCCGCACGTTCCGCCTCGACCGAATCAGCAGTTTCGAGGCCACGGAGGAGCGTTTCGCCAACGAACCCGGCAAGACGCTGCACGATTTTCTCGGCCGCGAACGGCCATGGAACCGCTCGCGGCTGTCGCAACGGGGTGGCTGGCCGCACGACGATACGTAAAAGGGCTCCTCAGGCGATCGGATCGGCCTTGAGGCGGAGCCGCTCGGGGTGGGCGGCGTAGGTGCCGAGGATGCGCACTTCGGTGGAGAAGAACGACAGTTCCTCGAGGGCGAGCTGGACGGCGCGGTCGCGCGGATGGCCCTCGATATCGGCATAGAACATGGCGGCGTAGAAGCGGCCCTCGAGCTGGTAGGATTCGAGCTTCGTCATGTTGACGCCGTTGGTCGCAAAGCCGCCGAGGGCTTTATACAAAGCGGCCGGCACGTTGCGGACGCGAAAGACGAAGGTGGTGACCACCGGGCCGGTGCCGGGCTCGGCGTCGTCGGGATCGGCGGCGAGGATGACGAAGCGGGTGGTGTTATGCGCCTCGTCCTCGAGGTCGGTGCGCAGAACCTCGAGGTCATAGATCTCCGCGGCCAGGCTGGAGGCGATGGCGCTGCGCGTCGGATCGCCCCGCTCGGCGATCATGCGAGCGGCACCGGCGGTATCGGCCTCGGGGACCGGGTGCAGCCCCAAGTCACGCAGGGTGCGGCGGCACTGGCCGAGCGCCTGGGTATGGCTGTGCGCGGTCTTGAGGCCCGAGAGGGTGGCGCCGCGCGGTGCGAGTAGCAGGTGGCGGACGCGCTCGAAGTGCTCACCGACGATATAGACACCGGCATCCGGCAGGATGTGATGGATATCGGCGACACGGCCGGCCACCGAATTCTCGATCGGGATCATGGCATAACGAACCGAGCCCGACTTCACCGCCTGGATGGCGTCCTCGAAGGTCGGGGAGGCGACCGGCTCGAGATCGTCGAAGGCGGCCCGACAGGCGAGGTGGGAGTTGGCGCCGGGTTCGCCCTGGTAAGAGATCCGCGCTGGCTTCCTGTTGGGCATGTCGCTCGCTCGCTCGCGTTGGGGCTCGGTTCTGCTCACCGGGCTCATGGTATCGTTGCGCCGGCTGGTGGATCCGCACGGCCGAGGTCTGTCGGTCATGAAAGCGCTTGGCGGGCGCGTTCGAGTTCGTCGGGCGTGTCGACGCCGAGCGGCACGGTGTCGACCACGGCGACGTCGATCCGCATGCCGTCCTCTATGGCGCGCAACTGCTCGAGGCGTTCGCGCCGCTCCAAGGACGAGGGGGGGAGTGCCACGAAGCGCTCGAGGCTGCGCCGGCGATACGCATAGATGCCGATGTGATGGTAGAGCGGGCCCTCGCCGTGCGGCGCCGTGGCGCGGGTGAAGTAGAGGGCGCGCATGCGGGCCGGCGAACCGGAGACGGGCGAGCCGACGACCTTGACGACATTCGGGTTCTCGCGCTCCTCCGGGCGGGTGATCACGGCAGCGAGGGTGGCGATGTCGACGGCCGGGTCGGAGAGCGGGGCGACGACCGCGTCGACGAGGGCTGGATCGAGGGTCGGCAGGTCGCCCTGGAGGTTGACGACGATGTCGGGCGGCGAACCGGTGCTCGCCACCAGCGCCACCGCCTCGGCGATGCGGTCGGAACCGGATGGATGGTCGGCGCGCGTCATCACCGCCTCGCCGCCGGCGCTCCGCACCGCGGCTGCAATGCGCTCGTCGTCCGTGGCAACCAGCACACGCCCGACCCCGCTCTCGATGGCCCGGCGCCAAACGTGCACGATCATCGGCTGCCCGGCGATGTCGGCGAGCGGCTTTTCCGGCAAGCGCGTGGCGGCGAGGCGCGCGGGAACGACGACGAGGATGCTCGACATGTTTCTCTACGGCTGAAAACGACCAGCAAGCTGGTAAATGGCGGACGCTGCGGTTGCAAGCCACGAGCAATCTCTGTAATCGGTCGGCGGTCCTCGGGCGAAGCCGGTCGCGGCTCGGGCCCGCGCCACGACGGGAGATGGTCGAGCAATGGATTCTTTCGAGTTCAACAAGATCGCAGGGGCCGTTCTGGCCGCGCTCATCGTGATCTTCGGCACGCGGACACTGATGCACGAGATGAATCACAGCGGACCGCCCGAGAAGTCCGGCTACGAAGTCGAAATCGCGAGCGCGACGCCGAGCGCCGGGGGGGACGCCGGTGCCGCCGAGGCCGTGCCACCGATCGGGGCGCGGCTCGCGACGGCCGACGTGGCGGCGGGTGAGAAGGTCTTCAAGAAGTGCACGGCGTGCCACGGCGTCGAGGCCGGTGGCGCGAACCGTGTCGGCCCCAATCTGCACAACATCGTCGGGCGCGGCATCGGCGCTGTCGACGGATTCGCCTATTCGGGGCCCATGAAGGAGCACGGCGGCGCCTGGGATTACGAGGCGCTCGACGCCTTCCTCGCCAATCCAAAGGGCTACATGAAGGGCACCAAGATGGCATTCGCCGGCATCAAGAAGCCGGACGAGCGTGCCGACCTGATCGCCTACCTCAAGGCCAACACCGAAAACCCGCCCGCGCTGCCGGCGCAATAGCGCGCTGGAGGTCGACTGGTTCCCTCTGGACGGATCATGCGGGAGGCTGCCGCGGCAATTCATGCCGTGGCGGCGTTCTTGTCGGCGGGCATGGTCCACGGCGCCCTGTGGGACCGTGCCCGACCGCGCGGCATCGGCCAGATTACGTCATGACATGCATTTAACTTGGCGTGGCCCGGTGCTGTCGGCCATCATGCCGGGCCGGCGCTCGGGGCACCCGCGCGCGGCGTGAATGCGGGAGAGCAGCCAGTCATGTCACGAGCAGTTTGCGATCGGGTCGCATCGTTGGCAAAGGTGATGGGTGGTGCCGCGCTGGTGTGCGCCATGCTGGCCGTCACGACGCCAAGAGCACACGCCGAAGAAGCCAGGACCTGGCGCCACGCACTCTCGCTCATCGGCGAGCCGGCGATGGGCCCGGGGTTCACGCGGTTCGACTGGGTCAATCCCGACGCTCCGAAGGCCGGGCACATCCGGATGCAGTCGATCGGCTCGTTCGATTCGCTCAACTCGTTCTCGATCAAGGGCGAGGTGGCGACCGGCATGGGGCTGATCTACGATTCCCTCATGATCGAGAGCCCCGACGAGGCATCGACCGAATACGGGCTCATCGCCGAGGCGGTCTCGCATCCGGCGGACTTCTCGTCCGTCACGTTCCGGCTCAATCCCGCGGCGCGTTTCCACGACGGCAAGCCCGTCACCGTCGCCGACGTCATCTTCAGCCTCGAGAAGGTCAAGGAGATCAACCCGTCGTACGCCGCCTACTACAAGAACGTGGTGGCGGCCGAGGAGAGCGGACCGAACGAGGTCACCTTCCGTTTCGACGTGAAGGGCAATCGCGAGCTGCCGCAGATCATGGGCCAGCTCGTGGTGCTGCCGAAGCACTTCTGGACGGGCACGGCCGCCGACGGCACACAGCGCGACCTCGCGCGCTCCTCGCTGGAAATCCCATTGGGCTCCGGCCCTTACCGGGTCAAGGAGATCAAGCCGGGCCGTTCCATCACCTTCGAGCGGGTCGCCGACTATTGGGCCAAGGACCTGCCGGTCTCGATCGGTCAGTGGAATTTCGCGGAGGTCAGCTTCGAGTTCTTCCGCGACGAGACGATCGCCTTCGAGGCCTTCAAGGCAGGCCAGACCGACTTCCACCAGGAGACGAGTTCGAAGAACTGGGCGACGGGCTACGATTTCGCCGCCGCCAAGGACGGGCGGATCCTGCGCCAGGCATTCGAGGAAATCCGTGTCGCGCGCATGCAGGGGTTCGTGCTCAACCTCCGGCGCCCGCAGTTCCAGGACGCGCGCGTGCGCCAGGCGTTCAATCTCGCGTTCGATTTCGAGTGGTCGAACAAGAACCTCTTCCATGGGCTCTACAGGCGTGTGAACTCCTACTTCGAGAATTCGGAGCTGGCGGCGCGTGGGTTGCCGGAGGGGCGTGAACTCGCTTTCCTCGAGGAGGTGCGGACCGAGGTGCCGCCCGAGGTTTTCACGACCCCCTACGCCAATCCGATCAACGACGAGCCATCGCGACTGCGTGAGAACCTTCGAGCGGCCTCGCAACTGCTCAAGGACGCGGGTTACGTGGCCAAGGGCGGCAAGCTGGTGCATGGCGAGAGTGGCCTTGCGCTCAAGGCCGAATTCGTGCTGGTGCAGCCGCTCTTCGAGCGGATCGTGCTGCCCTACATCAAGAATCTGACTCGGCTCGGCATCGATGCCTCGGTCAGGGTGATCGATTCGGCGCAGTATCAGCGGCGCGTCGAGACTTTCGATTATGACATCGTGGTCGCGGGGTTTGCGCAGTCCGAGAGTCCGGGCAACGAGCAGCGGGAGTTCTGGGGGACGGAGGCGGCCGGCAAGGACGGCAGCCGGAATCTGATCGGAATCCGAAACCCGGCAATCGACAAGCTCATCGACAGGGTCATCTTCGCGACCAACCGCGAGGACCTCGTCGCGGCGACACGGGCGCTCGACAGGGTGCTGCTCTGGAACCACTATCTGGTGCCGCAGTGGTACAATCCGGAGGTGTGGATCGCCCGCTGGGATATCTTTTCCTACCCGGAAAAGCGGCCGAGTCGAGCGATCTCGGTGCTGCGGACGTGGTGGTACGACGCCGCAAAGGCCGCCGCCATCGGAAGGACGCGGCAATGAGGCTGGGGCGAACGGCGAGGGCGCTCGCAGGCGCATTTTCGCTCGCGGCGGTGGTTGCCACCAGCCCCATCCAGCCGGCCATGGGCGGTTCGTCGAGCCATGGCCTGTCGGCGTTCGGCGAGCTGAAGTATCCAGCCGACTTCAAGAATTTCGAGTACGTGAACCCGCAGGCGCCCAAGGGCGGCCGGCTGACCATGATCGGGACCGGCGGGCGGATCACGTTCGACAGCTTCAACCTCTTCATCACGAAGGGCGATTCCGCCGAAGGGCTCGGGCTGGTCTACGACAGCCTGATGACGCGGGCCTTCGATGAACCGGACGCGGTCTATGGGCTCGTTGCGCGCAGTGCCGAGGTCGCCGAGGATCGCTCGTCGGTCACGTTCGAAATGCGCCCCGAGGCGCGCTTTGCGGATGGCGAGCCGGTCGAGGCGGACGATGTCGTCTTCACGCTCGAGGCGCTCAAAGCAAAGGGCGATCCGCGCTACCGGCTGGCGCTGCGGGACGTGGTCGCCGCCGAGGCGGTCGCGCCGCACACGGTGCGCTTTCGCTTCCAAGGGGCGGGCACGCGCGATCTGCCGCTGCTGGTCGCCGGATTGCCGATCCTGCCGCGCCACTGGTACGAGAAGCAGGCTTTCGAGGAGAGTTTCCTCGTGCCGCCCCTCGGCTCCGGACCCTATGCGATCACAGCCTTCCGCCAGGGCCAGTTCGTCACCTATGGACGGCGTGCGGACTACTGGGGGTGGGGGCTGGCGGTCAATGCGGGGCGCTACAACTTCGACGAATTGCGCTTCGAGTATTTCAAGGACCGCACGGCCGAACTCGAGGCGCTCAAGGCCGGCGTCTTCGATCTGCGCGAGGAGTTCACCTCCCGCGATTGGGCGACCGCCTACGACATCGCGCAGGTGCGCGAGGGTCGGCTCAAGCTGCTGACGATCCCGGATGAGCGGCCGGCCGGAACGCAGGGCTTCTTCATCAACCTCAGGCGCGAGAAGTTCGCCGACATTCGTGTGCGCCAGGCGCTCGATCTCGCCTTCGACTTCGAGTGGACCAACCGGCAGCTATTCTACGGCCTCTACAAGCGAACCGAGAGCTTTTTCCAGAACTCGGACATGATGGCCGAAGGACCGCCTTCGGCCGGTGAGTTGGCGCTTCTCGAGCCGTTCCGTGGCGAACTGCCGGCCGAGGTGTTCGGCCCGGCCTATCTGCCGCCGGTTTCCGATGGGTCGGGTCAAGACCGCAAAGCGCTGCGCGAAGCCGATCGGCTACTGAAGGCGGCGGGCTGGTCGACAGCGGGAGGGCAGCGGGTCAACGCCGCCGGACAGCCGTTCACGATCGAGTTCCTGCTGTTCTCGCCGGCCTTCGAGCGGATCGTCGCGCCCTATGTCAAGAACCTCAAATTGCTCGGTATCGATGCCACGATCCGGCTCGTCGATCCGGCGCAGTACGAGCGCCGGCTGAAAAGCTATGATTTCGACATCACGACGCGGCGCTTCGTCATGAGCCTGACGCCGGGGCCGGAGCTGTTCAACATGTTCGGCTCCGAGGCGGCGGGCAATCCGGGCAGCTTCAATACCTCCGGCATCGCGAGCCCGGTGGTCGATGCGCTGATCGAGCGGGCGCTGGCGGCCAAGACGCGCGAGGAACTGGTGGTTGCCGTGCGCGCACTCGACAGAGTGCTCCGGGCGGGGCACTACTGGGTGCCCCAGTGGTACAAGTCGGCGCACAACATCGTATTCTGGGACCGCTTCTCCTGGCCGGAAACGAAGCCGCTCTACGATCGCGGTGTGATCGAGACGTGGTGGTACGACGAGGCCAAGGCCAAGCGGCTCGCAGGCGGCGGTTGAACGGGACGAGCGGACGGCGGCGATCGGGCCAGGGTTCAAGGGCGGACGACAAGCGACGATGACGAGCTACATCATCAAGCGCCTGTTGCTGATGATCCCGACGTTGTTCGGGATCATGCTGGTGACGTTCGTGATCGTGCAATTCCTGCCCGGGGGACCGGTCGAGCAGATGATCGCCAGGATCACGGGCTCGGACGTCTCGGCGACGGCGCGTATCGGTGGCTCGACGGGTGGCGACTTCGGGGCGACGGGAGGCGTGCAGCCAGGGGCTGGCAGCGATGCCTCCGTCACCTCGAAGTATCGTGGCGCCCAGGGTCTGGATCCCGAGTTCATCAAGGAGATCGAGCGCCAGTTCGGCTTCGACAAGCCGGCGCACGAGCGCTTCTTCAAGATGCTCTGGGACTACATCCGCTTCGATTTCGGCGAGAGCTACTACCGCAGCGTCTCCGTGCTCGAACTCATCAAGGAGAAATTGCCGGTTTCGATCTCGCTCGGGTTGTGGCTGACGTTGCTCACCTATCTGGTCGCCGTGCCGCTCGGCATCCGCAAAGCGGTCAAGGATGGCGAGGCGTTCGACGTGTGGACCAGTGCGGTTCTGGTCATCGGGTTCGCGATCCCGAGCTTCGTGCTCGCGGTTCTGTTGATCGTATTCTTTGCCGGCGGCTCGTTCCTCGACCTCTTTCCACTGCGTGGCCTCACCTCGGACAACTGGAGTGAAATGAGCCTCCTCGAGAAGGTGGCGGACTATTTCTGGCATCTCGTGTTGCCGTTGACCGCCATGGGGGTCGGGGCGTTCACGACCATGGCGTTCCTGACCAAGAATTCGTTCCTCGACGAAATCTCCAAGCAGTATGTCATCACGGCGCGGGCCAAGGGGCTCACCGAGCGCCAGGTGCTCTACGGGCACGTCTTTCGCAACGCGATGCTCATCATCATCGCAGGGTTTCCCGGGGCGTTCCTTGCGGCATTCTTCGAGGGCGCCCTCCTCATCGAGACCATCTTCTCACTCGACGGGCTCGGCCTGCTCGGGTTCAAGTCACTGATCAACCGGGACTACCCAGTGGTGCTCGGCACACTCTACATCTTTTCGCTGTTCGGTCTCATCGTACATCTCATCACCGACCTCACCTACACGATCGTCGATCCGCGCATCGACTTCGAGACGAGGGAGGTCTGAGCGATGGCGGACGATTGGCGCAAGTCGGGCAAGCGGGCACGCCATCGCGAGCGCGGGCGCCAGCGCGCGGGCGAGAAGCACGGCGTGCAGGGTGCGACGCCTCTGGCCGCGGGCGCGCCCGTGGCCGAAGCGAACCGCGACGGCGACGCGAACCGTGGCCGGTCAGGGCAGGCGACGCCAACCGCCGCGGCCGGTGGTCCCTACCGCCGTCGGCGGTGGTTCGGCATGTCTCTTTCGCCGATCGCCGAGCGCCGGCTCGCCAACTTCCGGGCCAACGGCCGCGGCTACTGGAGCCTTTGGCTTTTCCTGCTGCTCTTTACGATTTCACTCTTTGCCGAGTTCATCGCAAACGATCGGCCGCTGCTGATGGGCTACAAGGGCGAACTGCTATCCCCGGTGCTGATCGACTATCCGGAGGAGAAATTCGGCGGGTTCCTGCCGCAGACCGACTACCGCGACCAGTACGTGCTCGACGAGATCAATGCCAACGGCTGGATCCTCTGGCCGCCGATCCGCTATTCCTACCGCACCGTGAACCTCGAGCTGCCGAAGCCGGCCCCGTCGCCGCCCTCCTGGACGATGACGCGCGAGGAGCGCTGCTCGCCCTACGCGGCCGGGGTCGAGGACGCCAACTGCACGATCTGGAACTGGAACTGGCTCGGGACCGACGACCAGGGCCGCGACGTGCTGGCCCGCGTCATCTACGGGTTCCGGCTCTCGGCGCTCTTCGGCCTCCTGCTGACGTTCTTTTCCTCGATCATCGGCATCCTCGCCGGGGCGATCCAGGGCTATTTCGGCGGCATCATCGACCTCATTTTCCAGCGCTTCATCGAGTTCTGGACGTCGCTGCCGGTGCTCTACATCCTGCTCATCATCGTCGCGATCCTCCCGGCCGGATTCTGGGTGCTGCTCGGCATCCTGTTGCTGTTTTCCTGGACGCGGCTGACCGGGCTCGTGCGCGCGGAGTTCCTCAGGGTGCGCAACTTCGACTACGTCCGGGCGGCGCGCGCGCTCGGTCTGCCGAATTGGAAGATCATGGTGCGTCACCTGTTGCCGAACGCGATGGTGGCGACGATCACGATGATGCCGTTCATCCTTTCGGGCTCGCTGGTGACGCTGACGGCACTCGATTTCCTCGGCCTCGGTCTGCCGCCGGGGTCGGCCTCGCTCGGCGAGCTGCTGCAGCAGGGCAAGACCAACCTGCATGCCTGGTGGCTGGTGGCAACGGCGTTCGTGACGATCGCGACGATGCTGAGCCTGCTGGTGTTCACCGGAGAAGCGGTTCGCGATGCGCTCGATCCGAGAAAAAGCTTCAAGTAGGTGATGATGCGCCCCCAACGTCGAGGTCATGGCCGTGACGCATTGCGGCCGGGTGCGGGAGAAGCGCCGAGATCATGACCACCGCCCCACTCGTCGATGTCCGTGACCTTTCGGTTCGCTTTCGCTCCGGCGACAGCGTGCACGACGCCGTGCGCAACGTTTCCTTCCACATCGACCCCGGTGAGACGGTGGCGATCGTCGGGGAATCGGGGTCCGGCAAGACGGTCTCGGCTCTCTCGATCATGCGCCTGCTGCCCTATCCCGCGGCCTCGCACCCTTCCGGGCGCATCCTGGTCAAGGGGCGCGACATGCTGACGGCGCCGGAGGACGACTTGCGGCGCATGCGGGGCGATACGGTCTCGATGATCTTCCAGGAGCCGATGACCTCGCTCAATCCGCTCCACACGGTGGAAAAGCAGATCCGCGAGATGATCGAGATTCATTCCGGGATCGGCGGGGACGAGGCGCGCATGCGTGTCCTCGACCTGCTCCACCGGGTCGGCATCCGCGAGCCGGAAAAGCGTCTCGGTTCCTATCCGCACCAGCTCTCGGGCGGGCAACGCCAGCGCGTGATGATCGCAATGGCCCTCGCCAACGCGCCGGAACTGCTCATCGCCGACGAGCCGACGACGGCGCTCGACGTCACCATCCAGGCGCAGATCCTCGAGCTGCTGAAGGACCTCCAGCGGCAAGCCGGCATGGCGATGCTGCTCATCACCCACGATCTCGCGATCGTGCGAAAGATCGCAGATCGCGTCTATGTCATGGAGGCAGGCCGGATCGTCGAGGAAGGTCCGACGCGCCGGGTGTTCGATGCCCCACAGCACGCCTACACCCGCCATCTCCTCAATGCGGAGCCGAAAGGCGAGCCGCCGGTCGCGGACGAAACCGCCCCCGTGGTGGTCGAGACCCGTGACCTCAAGGTGTGGTTCCCGATCAAGCGTGGCTTCCTGCAGCGCACCGTCGATCATGTGAAGGCGGTCGACGGCGTTTCCCTCCGGCTCCGGGCCGGCCAGACGGTCGGCGTGGTCGGGGAGTCGGGATCGGGCAAGACGACGATCGGTCTCGCAATCCTCCGGCTCATCTCCTCGACGGGGGAAATCGCCTACATGGGAAAGCGGATCGACCGCTTCCGCTCGGCGGAGATGAGGCCCCTCCGGCGTGAAATGCAGGTGGTGTTCCAGGACCCCTACGGCTCGCTCTCGCCGCGGCTCTCGGTCGGACAGATCATCGAGGAGGGGCTCGAGATCCAGCGGCCCGAGCTCGACTACGACGAGCGGCGCGCGCGGGTCGGGGCGGCGCTGGAGGAGGTCGGGCTCGAGGCGGCGATGCAGGACCGCTATCCGCACGAAGCCGCCGGCGGCCAGCGTCAGCGCATCGCGATCGCGCGGGCCATGGTGCTGGAGCCGAAATTCATCATGCTGGACGAACCGACGAGCGCGCTCGACATGAGCGTGCAGGCTCAGATCGTCGAGCTGCTGCGCGACCTCCAGAAGAAGCGCGGGCTCGCCTATCTCTTCATCTCGCACGATCTCAAGGTGGTCCGCGCGCTGTCGAACTACGTCATCGTCTTGCGCCACGGAAAGGTGGTCGAGGAGGGGCCGGCCGTCGAGGTCTTCGACAATCCTCGCGATCCCTACACCAAGGCACTCTGGGCGGCGGCGTTCGATCTCGAGGTCGCCCCGCATGGCGTCGTCGCGGACTGAGCCGGGCGGCCGGTGCGGGCGTATGAAATTTGACCAGGGCGAAGGTCGGGTATGAACATCGTCGAGCTCTATACCTCCTTCGATGGGCGGATTTCACGTTCCACCTGGTGGCTCGGCATCCTGATGCTGCTCGTGCCCTCGCTGGTCGCGATCTCGGTCGTGCAATCGGTCGGCAACGATATTCTCGGCAACGAGCCGGGAACGCGAAATGCATTCTCCTCCATTCTTTCCCTGCTCCTCGTCTGGCCGGAAACGGCGCTGACCAAGAAGCGGCTCAATGACCGGGGGCATGCGCCCTGGGTGGCGCAGACGTTCGTTCTCGTCAGCATCGCGAGCGCCACACTTGCCCATTTCGGCTTCTTCGACGATCCGGCGAGCATGGGTGCCGGGGAGATCGCCGTCTGGGCCGGGATCACGGCCTATTCGCTCTGGCTGCTCGTGGAGAACGGGTTCCTCAAGGGAACCGAAGGGCGAAACCCGTATGGTCCCGATCCGCTCCAGGAATAGCGCGCGGGCGGCCGGGGGATTCGCGGCAAGAAATGGAGGACACGGTGATGGTCACGCCCCCCG from Hyphomicrobiales bacterium includes:
- a CDS encoding prephenate dehydratase — its product is MPNRKPARISYQGEPGANSHLACRAAFDDLEPVASPTFEDAIQAVKSGSVRYAMIPIENSVAGRVADIHHILPDAGVYIVGEHFERVRHLLLAPRGATLSGLKTAHSHTQALGQCRRTLRDLGLHPVPEADTAGAARMIAERGDPTRSAIASSLAAEIYDLEVLRTDLEDEAHNTTRFVILAADPDDAEPGTGPVVTTFVFRVRNVPAALYKALGGFATNGVNMTKLESYQLEGRFYAAMFYADIEGHPRDRAVQLALEELSFFSTEVRILGTYAAHPERLRLKADPIA
- a CDS encoding WYL domain-containing protein; translated protein: MRRADRLFEIIQHLRRQKLTRARDLSEALEVSERTIYRDIADLVASGVPIEGEAGVGYVLRDGYDLPPLMFREVEIEALVLGARIVQSWGDGELATAAGDVIAKVEAVIPERLRDYMSRTALLAPSEHAMEPITFDLATLRRAVRERFKVRFAYVDVVGDASGRTVRPLSLAFFGPVWMMAAWCELRNDFRTFRLDRISSFEATEERFANEPGKTLHDFLGRERPWNRSRLSQRGGWPHDDT
- a CDS encoding 3-deoxy-manno-octulosonate cytidylyltransferase, producing the protein MSSILVVVPARLAATRLPEKPLADIAGQPMIVHVWRRAIESGVGRVLVATDDERIAAAVRSAGGEAVMTRADHPSGSDRIAEAVALVASTGSPPDIVVNLQGDLPTLDPALVDAVVAPLSDPAVDIATLAAVITRPEERENPNVVKVVGSPVSGSPARMRALYFTRATAPHGEGPLYHHIGIYAYRRRSLERFVALPPSSLERRERLEQLRAIEDGMRIDVAVVDTVPLGVDTPDELERARQALS
- a CDS encoding c-type cytochrome; this encodes MDSFEFNKIAGAVLAALIVIFGTRTLMHEMNHSGPPEKSGYEVEIASATPSAGGDAGAAEAVPPIGARLATADVAAGEKVFKKCTACHGVEAGGANRVGPNLHNIVGRGIGAVDGFAYSGPMKEHGGAWDYEALDAFLANPKGYMKGTKMAFAGIKKPDERADLIAYLKANTENPPALPAQ
- a CDS encoding type II secretion system F family protein translates to MQQILTFILDPQILFMILIAIATFATVMTIALPAISRDRMSSRMKVMATQREQMRAQRLQELAALQNRGALRHKPKDYMQQIVDRFNLRNYLDTEDVRERLKMAGFRGQSPVVAFMFFRLTTPVIVFCVVLVYLVFAKAGKDMMPIMKIGIALAGAYIGYYLPNLFLSNIISRRQTSIANAFPDALDLLLICVQAGMSVEAAFGKVSQEVASQSLELAEELSLTTAELSYLSERRQAYENLGKRTGLAQIKATATSLIQAERYGTPVGQALRVMAKENRDMRMSEAEKKAAALPPKLTVPMIVFFLPVLFVVILGPAVVRVMRMQ
- a CDS encoding DUF1127 domain-containing protein; protein product: MSMSKSIQNPSTHGRPTALRGALEAAVTALAAILESPTRLARIVARRRQVSRLLEYDDRMLLDMGVTRGDVHDVLSGPWSQDTMSRLATIRKDRMEAELAARRSRYQGNF